The proteins below are encoded in one region of Streptomyces ficellus:
- a CDS encoding TetR/AcrR family transcriptional regulator, producing MARTTDGNGTPVPQRLLATATRLFAEQGYDRTSVQEIVERAGVTKGALYHYFGSKEDLLQEVYARVLRLQQERLDAFAQADAPVDQRLRDAAADVVVTTIDNLDDAAIFFRSMHHLSPEKNKQVRSERRRYHERFRALIEEGQDAGVFSTATPADLVVDYHFGSVHHLSTWYRPDGPLSPQQVADHLADLLLRALRP from the coding sequence ATGGCCAGGACGACGGACGGGAACGGCACCCCCGTCCCCCAGAGGCTGCTGGCCACCGCCACCCGGCTCTTCGCCGAACAGGGCTACGACCGCACCTCCGTCCAGGAGATCGTCGAGCGGGCCGGGGTCACCAAGGGGGCCCTCTACCACTACTTCGGCTCCAAGGAGGACCTGCTCCAGGAGGTGTACGCGCGCGTGCTCCGGCTCCAGCAGGAGCGGCTGGACGCCTTCGCCCAGGCGGACGCCCCCGTGGATCAGCGGCTGCGCGACGCCGCCGCGGACGTGGTCGTCACCACCATCGACAACCTCGACGACGCGGCGATCTTCTTCCGCTCGATGCACCACCTGAGCCCGGAGAAGAACAAGCAGGTCCGGTCCGAACGGCGCCGCTACCACGAGCGGTTCCGCGCCCTCATCGAGGAGGGCCAGGACGCGGGCGTCTTCTCCACCGCCACCCCCGCGGACCTGGTGGTGGACTACCACTTCGGGTCGGTCCACCACCTGTCCACCTGGTACCGCCCCGACGGGCCGCTCAGCCCCCAGCAGGTGGCCGACCACCTGGCCGACCTGCTGCTGAGGGCGTTGCGGCCCTGA